The following is a genomic window from Chloroflexota bacterium.
CGGGCACGGCCGTTTCGACGTCACCGCCGACCGGCAGGGGAATCGCTGGCGGCTGCACGTCCTGCCGCTCGCGAGCCTCGGCCAGATCCTCGTCGTGGCGGCGCCCCTGGATCGGATCGACGCGTCGGTTGCGCGGTTCCGGGGGCTCCTGCTCGGGTTCGCCGTGGTCGGGACGCTCCTCACGTTCATGGTGAGCTGGCTGCTCGCGCGTGGGGCGCTACATCCCCTCGCCGTCGTGACGGCGACGGCGAGCGCCATCGCCCGCTCGCGCGGGTTCGGACGCCGGGTCCCCGTGGGGCCGCGCGACGACGAGCTGGGGCAGCTGACGACGACGTTCAACGAGATGCTGGACAGCCTGGAGCAGGCCTACCGGGCCGAGCAGCGGTTCGTGGGCGATGCCTCGCACGAGCTGCGGGCGCCGCTAACGGCCATCCAGGCCAACCTCGAGCTCTTGGAGCGCCGCCCCGACATGCCGGTCGAAGCGCGCCAGGAGGCGGTGGCCGAGGCGAGCCGCGAGGCCCACCGACTGACCCAGCTTGTGGCCGACCTGCTGGCGCTCGCCCGCGCCGACGCCGGCGCAGCCATCCCGCGCCACCCGGTCGAGCTCGACCGCGTCCTGCTCGACACGCTCGGCTCGGCGCGGCACCTGGCCCGGGGGCGCCGCCTGGACATCGCCGCCCTCGATCCGACCGTTGTCGAGGGTAACGAGGACCGCCTTCGGCAGCTCCTGCTGATCCTGCTCGACAACGCCATCAAGTACAGCCCGCCAGACGGGACGGTAACCCTCAGCTTGCGGCGCAACGGCCGGACGGCGGACCTCACCGTCGCGGACCGGGGCGTCGGCATCCCGCCCGACGAGCTGCCGCGCGTCTTCGACCGCTTCTACCGGGCGGACCCAGCCCGTGCCCGCGATCCCGGCGGCACCGGTCTGGGCCTGTCGATCGCCCACTGGATCGTCGAGCAGCACGGCGGCCAGATCGGCATCGAGAGCGCCGTGGGCCGCGGCACGACGGTCTCCGTCACCCTGCCGACGAACGGCTGACGCCCCGGCGCCTGACCGCCCCCCCCGCGGCATCGGCTGTTCGCCGGCGGACGATGCATTATCCTATGGTTATATGTTTATGCTTGATGTGTCGTTGGGGAGCGTGTCGGTCGCCATGCGGCAGGATCCTCAGTTCAGTCTGAAGGCGAAGCTGTTCCGCGGCCTTGCCGATCCATCGCGCCTGGCGATCCTCGAGATCCTGCGTGCGGGCGAGCGGACGGTGTCGGACGTCGTCGAGGCAACGGGGCTGTCCCAGCCGAACGTGTCGAGCCACCTGGCGTGCCTGCGGGATTGCGGGCTTGTCTTGAGTCGGCAGGATGGTCGCTTCGTGTACTACCGACTCGCCGATGCACGCGTCGAGGATCTGCTGCGCCAGGCCGAGGGCATCCTGGTCAGTGTTGCCGACCGCGTCTACGCCTGTACCCGCTACGAGTCTTGAGGGCACCAGCATGACGACGTCTGCGAGCCGAACAAGCGTCGACCTGCCGATCGTCGGCATGGACTGCGCCGACGAAGCGGCGCACATCGAGGCCGCGGTCGGCAAGGTACCCGGCGTGCTCGAGGTACGGGCGCTCGTCGCGGCTCAGCGAGCGCGTGTGACGTATGACCCGGTCCGCGTGACGCCCGCCCAGATCGTCGCCGCGATCGAGCAGACGGGGTGCAGCGTCCGCGACGAGCACGAGCCGGCCGCGGCTGAGACGCAGGCGGAGGGTCGTCGGGACATCGGCCAGATCATCGGCTGGGGCGCCCTGGGCATGGTCGCCGTCGTGGTACTGGTCGCCGCGCTCGGCGAGCGGCTCGGTCTGCTCGACGCTGTGCTCGAGCGCCTGCCGTGGTGGATTCCGGCCCTGGCGATTATCCTGGGTGGCTGGGGCGTGTTCGGCGGCGTGCTCCGGGCCGCCCGGCGCGCCGAGGTGACGAGCCACACCCTGATGACGACCGGCGTCATCGCGTCGGCCGCGATCGGCCAGTGGACGACGGCCGCGCTGATCGTGTTCTTCATGCGCTTCGCCGACTGGATCGAGGAGCTGACGACCGAGCGGAGCCGCCAGGCACTCAAGCAGCTCGTCGCGCTCCAGCCGCCGTCGGCGCGCGTCCAGCGCGACGGCCGTGAGGTCGACGTGCCGGTCGCCGAGGTCGCGGTTGGAGATATCGTGGTCGTCCGCCCGGGTGAGCGCATCCCCGTCGACGGCGAGGTGATGGAGGGGCAGGCGCCGGTCGACCAGGCGCCGATCACTGGCGAGAGCGTGCCGGTCGAGAAGGGCCTGGGGGACGCCGTGTTCGCCGCGACGGTGACGCAGGCCGGCTTCTTGAAGGTTCGCGCCACGAGGGTGGGCGCCGACACGACGTTCGGCCGGATCGTGCGGCTGGTCGAGGAGGCTGAGTCGCAGAAGGCGCCGGTCCAGCGCTTCGCCGACCGCTTCTCGTCCTACTACCTGCCGGCCGTGCTGCTCATTGCCGCCATGACCTACCTGGCCACCGGGCAGGTCGTGAACGCCGTCGCGGTGCTGGTCGTCGCCTGCGCCTGCGCGATCACGCTGGCAACTCCCGTCGTCGTCCTGGCGAGCGTCGGCAACGCGGCCCGGCGGGGCCTGCTCGTCAAGGGCGGGATCGCGCTGGAGCAGCTCGCCAGGGTCGACACCGTCGTCATGGACAAGACCGGCACGCTCACCCGTGGCGAGCCGCGCCTGACCGACGTCGTGCCGCTCAACGGCATCGGCGAGGCCGATCTGCTAGCGACCGTTGCGGCCGTGGAGGCACGGAGTGAGCACCCGCTGGCGAAGGCGCTCGTGCGGGCGGCCGACGAGCGGGGCCTGGCGCGACCGGAGCCCGACGCGTTCACGCCCCTGCCCGGGCGCGGGCTGGTCGGCGCGGTGGCCGGGCGCGAGTGGGCGGTGGGTAACCGCCGGCTGCTCGCCGAGCGCGGCGTCGCCCCGTCGCCCGAGCACGAGCGGCGGGCCCAGGCCTTCGAGCGCGACGGGAAGACCGTGTTCTTCGTCGCGGACGGCGCCGGCGTGACCGGGCTGGTGGCGGTGGCCGACGTAGTGCGCCCCGAGGTGCGGGCGGCGCTCCTCGACCTGAAGCGGCTGGGCGTGCGGCGCCTGCTCCTGCTCACGGGCGACAACGAGCGGGTGGCCGCGGCCGTCGCGCAGGAGCTCGGGCTCGAATACCGCGCCGAGCTACTGCCGGACGAGAAGATCGCGGCTGTCAAGGCTCTTCAGGCGGAAGGCGCGGTGGTCATGATGGTGGGCGACGGCGTGAACGACGCGCCGGCGCTGGCCCAGGCCGACGTCGGCGTGGCGATGGGCGCGGCCGGGACCGACGTGGCGATCGAGGCGGCAGATGTGGCGCTGATGCGCGACGATTGGGCGATGGTCCCGGAGGCGATTCGCCTCGGCCGGCGCTCGGCGCGCGTGATCCGCCAAAACCTTGGCTTCACGGCCGCGTACAACGTCATCGGCATTGCTCTCGCGTTCGTCGGCCTGTTGCCGCCGGTGTGGGCAGCGGCCGCCCAGAGCCTGCCCGACGTCGCGATCATGGCCAACTCCGCGCGGCTACTCCGGGTCCCCCGCGCAGGACCACCCCGCTCCGACACCGAGTGACGGGCGAGCGTATGCCCACGACGGATCCCTGGCGCCGTTCGCAGTGCTCGCTGAGAGCGTGGGGTCGCGTCAGGATGAGATCCTCCGATCGGGCGAAGCGCTAGCGATCCATGCGCCGTGTGCTCGTGAGCAGCTCCCGCCCGAGAAGGAGGACTCCGAGGACGCCGGAAGTCAGCAGTCCCAGTCCGCCTGACCAGTAGAGCGGTTGGATGCCAACGCGGTCGACGAGCAGTCCCCCGAGCGCCAGGGACAGGAGCCGCGTCGCGTGCCACGTCACGTCCAGCAGGGTGAAGACGCGACCGCGCACGGAGTCGGGCACGGCCTCCTGCACCACGGAGTTGAACACGACGATGCCGGCTGAGGTCTTGAGCCCGTAGACGAAGCGCAGCACGAGGGCGACGGGCAGCGGTGTGATGATGTTGGCCGCCAACCGCGGATCACCTCGCCATACGCGCCTGCGACTCGGCCGAGCCGCCCTGTCAGAGGGGTCATCGGTACAGTATGGCCGGATCTGTCTACACGGCTACGATCGTGAGGGCAAGTCGCCCCGCACCGTTGGCCAGGTGACGACACGGTACCTGCTCCACAAGAACCCGGGAGGGTGTTATGGCAGAGACGTGCTGCGCTCCTACGCTTCCTGCACCGGTCTGCCCACTGACCGGGCGGCCCACGCTTCCCGTCTCCCGCTCGACGGTCCTGGCCCACGCGGCCCTCGCCGATCTCCCCGAGACGGCGCTGGGGTTCTGTGACATGCCGACGTGCGATGTCGTCTACGTCGGCGCCGACGGCCTGCTGATCGAGAAGGCTCAGCTAGCGACGCGCGTGGGGATCAAGGAGACGGAGGATCCCGTTCCGGTCTGCTACTGCTGGAACGTCAGCCGGCGTCAGATCGTCGATGACCACCGCCAACACGGCCGCAGCACCATCCGCGCAGCTATCGAGGAGCGTCTTCGACAGGGGCTGTGCCGGTGCGAGTCGGCCAATCCATCCGGCCGCTGCTGCCTCGGAGAGGTCGGACGAGCCATCGCCGTGGCTCGGGAGGGGTGACAACCGGGCTCTCAACGGCCCTGACCGCGCGGGTGTTGGCGGGTCGGGGCACTCCCACAGCGAGTCATCAGGCCAGCCTCAGCATGGTTTCAGGTCGAGGGTCGACGATACCGTCGACACCGTCGGACGCATGCCCGGAGCGGGGCTCCGCGCGTGATCCGACCATCCGGAGGACGCGTGATGTCACGCGCGAAGCACCGAGACAGGCAATCCTGCCATGCCGACAGGCACCGGCGCGGCCGACTCCCCGTTCGCATCGCGTTATTCGCCCTCGTCGCCATCGGGACGGTTCTCGTGGCCGGTGCACTGCTGTTCCCGGCGCGAGGCTCAGCCGGACCGGCCGATAAGACGGTCCAGATCACGATGGGCGGGTTCAGCTCACCAGTGATCGGCGCGACGGCCGGCCAGCCGCTCCGGGTCAAGATCGTCAACCCGGATAGCTCCTATCACACCGATGGCGGCGGCTGGCACCAGCTCGCCATCCCCGAGCTGCGGGTTGACGCACGCGTGGCGCCGCGCAGCGAGTCGGTTGTGGAGATCCCCGCCGCGGCCCCCGGCGAGTACGCCTTCTATTGCGATGTCTGCTGCGGCGGGAAGGAGAACCCGTCGATGCAGGGCGTCCTCATCGTCACGGCCTGACGCCATGGGCGCGCTGGGCGCACTCGACCTGACCTTGCCGGTGGTCCTCGGGGCGGCGCTGATCGACAGCATCAACCCGTGCGCGTTCGCCGTCTTGCTCACGTTCATTGCCGCGACGCTCGTCCTGGCCGAGCGCGCGAGTGCGACCGGCCCGGGTGCCCGCTGGCTCCTCTGGCGGCTGGGCCTAGTGTACGTTGGCGGCATCTTCGTCACCTACCTCGGCCTCGGTCTCGGCCTCCTCTCCTTCGCCACCTCGCTGGGTCAGACGCATTGGGTCGGGCGGACCGCGGCCGTCGGGGCGATGCTCCTCGGACTGCTGGCGCTCCAGGAGGCGCTGGTACCCGAGTGGGGCTCGCGCCTGACGGTGCCGGCCGGCCTCCACGGCCGCCTCAAGGCGCTGAGTGCACGGGCCACCGTACCGGCGGCGTTCGCGGCCGGCGTGCTGGTTGGCCTGTGCACCGTGCCGTGTTCCGGCGCCGTCTACCTCGCGGTGCTGGGCCTGCTCGCAAGTCAGGCCACCTACCTGGAGGGCGTTGGCTATCTGGTGCTCTACAACCTGGTCTTCGTGCTGCCGCTCGTGGTCATGCTGGCGCTGGCCGGCTCGCGGCCGGTCTTCAATCGGCTCGGCCGGTGGCAGCTCCACCATCGCGAGGCGCTCAAGGGCGGCCTCGGCGTGACGGCGATCGGGCTCGGCATCGTCCTGCTCGAAACCCTGTAGCGCCCGCGGCACGGGCAGATGGCAGCCGCCGTCCTCACCGCCTTATCGGTGCCGCCGCGGTTCTCAGCGAACGCTCAGGTGCGCCTCAGCCAGGCCACAGGCTGCCCGGATACCGTCATGCACGTGGACGTACCGGCCGGGCGAGGCGCTCGGCCGGCGAGCACTGGGTTGGAGACCGGGTATGAGGATGAAGACCATGCTGCTGCGCGGCGCCGGCACGCTGCTGACCCTGGCTGGATTGGTGATCGGGGCGGTGCTGACAACGGGGCTCCAGGCCGAGGCACAGGCGCAGCCAGTGGCACCGGCCACCGCCGGCGTGCAGGGCACGGTCTGGGTTGCCGAGGAGGAGGGCAACGGGCGCACGGCGATCGACGCGTCGACCAATCGGGTGGTGACCCGGCTGATCGGCGTCGAGGGGCCGCACAACGTCCAGGTCGCCCCGGACGGGCGGACGGTCTGGGCGGTGAGCGGCCACGATGCCCTGGCGGTGAAGATCGACGGCACAACTTACGAGCTGCGGGGGGTGACGCCGACGGGCAAGAGCCCGGCCCACGTCGTGGTGACGCCCGACGGGAACATGGCCTACGTCACCAACGGCGACGACAACACCGTCAGCGCGATCGACGCCGCGACCATGCAGACGGTCGCGACGATCCCGGTTGGCGCCTACCCGCACGGTCTGCGCCCCAGCCCGGACGGTCGCTGGGTCTACGTCGCGAACGCGAAAGGCACGACGCTCAGCGTGATCGACACGCAGACAAACGAGCGCGTCGCCGAGATCGAGGTCGGGCAGGCTCCGGTCCAGGTCGGGTTCTCGCCCGACGGGGCATCGGTCTACGCCTCGCTCGGCGGCGAGGATGCGCTCGTCAAGATCGAAGTCGCGTCGCGCACGGTGACCGGCACGACCCGCGTCGGCGTCGGGCCGATCCAGGTCTTCGTGACGCCGGACGGCCGCGAGGTCGTCGTCGCGAATCAGGGCACCCGCGCGACCCCGAGCACGACGGTCTCGATCGTGGACGCCGCGACGCTCGCCGTGACGAGCACGATCGAGACCGGGCGCGGGGCCCACGGCGTGGCCATCGAGCCCTCCGGTCGTCACGCCTACATCACCAACATCTACGGCGACGACGTGGCGGTCGTCGACCTGATCGAGCGCACGGTCGTGGCGACCGTCCCGTCCGGCGGGGCGCCGAACGGCGTGAGCTTCTCGCCGCTCGCCCCGGCGCCGGCACCGGCGGCGGAGGTGCGCCTGGCCGTGCCGCGACACGACACGCCCGCGCATGACGACGAGCCCGGGCACGAGGAGACCATGCCCGGCATGGGGCACTAGGTCCGTCCCGGGGCCGCTGCGCCCTGTCAGGGTGCGCCCGGCCCGCCCCCCGCTCGCGGCGGAGGTGGGGCCGCTGCGCTGCCCTGACAGGGCGCGCGGCTCTCGTGAGCCGCCAGCCGGTTCGGCAGCGTACGGAGGCATCGTGACGACATCACC
Proteins encoded in this region:
- a CDS encoding HAMP domain-containing histidine kinase, which gives rise to MHSRAHYDEMDAMLASAAEHIAEEYLGTATPADRAASMATSIVPDLVMRLYRTDGGLVAESPNAASVPATDPRTSLAGPSRPAFDAIAGLAPAFAWPPAGHGRFDVTADRQGNRWRLHVLPLASLGQILVVAAPLDRIDASVARFRGLLLGFAVVGTLLTFMVSWLLARGALHPLAVVTATASAIARSRGFGRRVPVGPRDDELGQLTTTFNEMLDSLEQAYRAEQRFVGDASHELRAPLTAIQANLELLERRPDMPVEARQEAVAEASREAHRLTQLVADLLALARADAGAAIPRHPVELDRVLLDTLGSARHLARGRRLDIAALDPTVVEGNEDRLRQLLLILLDNAIKYSPPDGTVTLSLRRNGRTADLTVADRGVGIPPDELPRVFDRFYRADPARARDPGGTGLGLSIAHWIVEQHGGQIGIESAVGRGTTVSVTLPTNG
- a CDS encoding helix-turn-helix transcriptional regulator gives rise to the protein MRQDPQFSLKAKLFRGLADPSRLAILEILRAGERTVSDVVEATGLSQPNVSSHLACLRDCGLVLSRQDGRFVYYRLADARVEDLLRQAEGILVSVADRVYACTRYES
- a CDS encoding DUF1513 domain-containing protein, encoding MLLRGAGTLLTLAGLVIGAVLTTGLQAEAQAQPVAPATAGVQGTVWVAEEEGNGRTAIDASTNRVVTRLIGVEGPHNVQVAPDGRTVWAVSGHDALAVKIDGTTYELRGVTPTGKSPAHVVVTPDGNMAYVTNGDDNTVSAIDAATMQTVATIPVGAYPHGLRPSPDGRWVYVANAKGTTLSVIDTQTNERVAEIEVGQAPVQVGFSPDGASVYASLGGEDALVKIEVASRTVTGTTRVGVGPIQVFVTPDGREVVVANQGTRATPSTTVSIVDAATLAVTSTIETGRGAHGVAIEPSGRHAYITNIYGDDVAVVDLIERTVVATVPSGGAPNGVSFSPLAPAPAPAAEVRLAVPRHDTPAHDDEPGHEETMPGMGH
- a CDS encoding cytochrome C biogenesis protein translates to MGALGALDLTLPVVLGAALIDSINPCAFAVLLTFIAATLVLAERASATGPGARWLLWRLGLVYVGGIFVTYLGLGLGLLSFATSLGQTHWVGRTAAVGAMLLGLLALQEALVPEWGSRLTVPAGLHGRLKALSARATVPAAFAAGVLVGLCTVPCSGAVYLAVLGLLASQATYLEGVGYLVLYNLVFVLPLVVMLALAGSRPVFNRLGRWQLHHREALKGGLGVTAIGLGIVLLETL
- a CDS encoding MFS transporter, translating into MAANIITPLPVALVLRFVYGLKTSAGIVVFNSVVQEAVPDSVRGRVFTLLDVTWHATRLLSLALGGLLVDRVGIQPLYWSGGLGLLTSGVLGVLLLGRELLTSTRRMDR
- the cadA gene encoding cadmium-translocating P-type ATPase, whose amino-acid sequence is MTTSASRTSVDLPIVGMDCADEAAHIEAAVGKVPGVLEVRALVAAQRARVTYDPVRVTPAQIVAAIEQTGCSVRDEHEPAAAETQAEGRRDIGQIIGWGALGMVAVVVLVAALGERLGLLDAVLERLPWWIPALAIILGGWGVFGGVLRAARRAEVTSHTLMTTGVIASAAIGQWTTAALIVFFMRFADWIEELTTERSRQALKQLVALQPPSARVQRDGREVDVPVAEVAVGDIVVVRPGERIPVDGEVMEGQAPVDQAPITGESVPVEKGLGDAVFAATVTQAGFLKVRATRVGADTTFGRIVRLVEEAESQKAPVQRFADRFSSYYLPAVLLIAAMTYLATGQVVNAVAVLVVACACAITLATPVVVLASVGNAARRGLLVKGGIALEQLARVDTVVMDKTGTLTRGEPRLTDVVPLNGIGEADLLATVAAVEARSEHPLAKALVRAADERGLARPEPDAFTPLPGRGLVGAVAGREWAVGNRRLLAERGVAPSPEHERRAQAFERDGKTVFFVADGAGVTGLVAVADVVRPEVRAALLDLKRLGVRRLLLLTGDNERVAAAVAQELGLEYRAELLPDEKIAAVKALQAEGAVVMMVGDGVNDAPALAQADVGVAMGAAGTDVAIEAADVALMRDDWAMVPEAIRLGRRSARVIRQNLGFTAAYNVIGIALAFVGLLPPVWAAAAQSLPDVAIMANSARLLRVPRAGPPRSDTE
- a CDS encoding cupredoxin domain-containing protein, producing the protein MAGALLFPARGSAGPADKTVQITMGGFSSPVIGATAGQPLRVKIVNPDSSYHTDGGGWHQLAIPELRVDARVAPRSESVVEIPAAAPGEYAFYCDVCCGGKENPSMQGVLIVTA